CGGATCCCAAATCGTTTCTCTATCAATTGGGCGACGGCTTCTCGTGTCCAAAGATAAAAAGGAAGCTTCAATTGCTCAGGCGTGCGGTCCGTAATCGACCTGGCGATCTGGGCCGCCTGCCAGGGAAGAAGAGTACCCCCTTTGGGACGTCCCTGTCGCTTGGCTTTCAGCGCCTTTTTCCCATTTTCCCGGTACGCCTTAACCCAATTGCCCACAGCTTGGCGTGTCACTCCGAATATCCTGGCGACTTCTACCTGCTTCTGGCCTTCATTTACGGCCTTGACAGCTTTAACGCGGATGTCTTCCTGCGCGATCGGTGGAAGGGAACGAGCGTCATTTATCTTCATGCTGGCATTATACAAATTTGCATTATTTGCAAACCATTTTGTGCACTGATTAGCAATAGAACAGGATCGATTCAAAGGCCTGTTTTGTCGAGGCGTACAGGTTCGTCGGATCGTAATCGCTGTCACCGTAATGCTGGGAAAAGGTCCCCGTGTTGACGATCCACTTCGTCCCGGCTGCTGCCACCCCTTCCAAAACCTGTGTGGGGAATACCACGTTGCTGGTCAGGAGAGGAACGGCATCGGCCTGGCCATGCTGGCCGGATGTCGCAAGTGCTGCAAGGTGAAAAACCACCTCCGGTTCCGCATCCCGGAAGATGCGGACCATACCCTCCGTGGATCCGTCGTGCCGATGAACCGTAACTGCGTGTTCTATCGAAGAGAGATGTGTCAGATCGGAGTTCTCCCTGGCCACGGCGTGAACTGACCACTCATCGGCTACCAGTCTTCCTGCAAGGTTTGATCCCACGTACCCCGTGGCACCTGTCAAAAGGGCCACATGCCCGGGTCCCGGTCTGGGTTTAGAATGCTTCATATTAAACATGGACCGTTATTCCCTTTTCAGACTCGAGAAACACGGCCAGGCCGGGCAGTTTAACCCCTCCGCGTCCACACAGCCCCCTTTGCCGTCGCTTTCCCGATATAAGTGGAGATCTGGCCCCGGGTCAGGGACAGCATGTCGGAATCCTTGTCCCGGTAATATGCATGATACCAGCGTGCTGTGAGGAGCAGGGCTTCCTCCAGGTCCATCACGGACCGCCAATCGAGGAGGCTGAAGGCCTTGGTGCAATCGAGTTTGAGATAATGGGCCTCCTTGAAAAGGGGAACACCTGCCCCCTGACCGGGAGCCCCACGGTGGTGCTCTTCGGGCCAGAGACACCGGAGCTCTACGCGCCGCTGGGGGATAAAGCCCGCTGTCTTTACCTCGGCCTCGACTGCCAGCCTTGTGTTTCCATTTTCAACGCCAAGCGTTCTTTCTGTCATGACAATAGATGCCTCAAGGAGATCTCCCCTGAACGGGTGGTGGGACTCTGTATTACGGCCTTGAGCATTCCACCAAAAACCCGGGAAACTGCTGATATGGGAGTTCCCTAGATGACGGATCGCGAACCCGTAGTGATACCAGCCGGCAAAACCAGCTGCCCAGCCTGTCATCTGGAGCGAACTGCACCAAAACGTGGGAAAGCTGCGATACCTTTACGACGTTGTCAAGACTGTGGCCTCGTTT
This DNA window, taken from bacterium, encodes the following:
- a CDS encoding winged helix-turn-helix domain-containing protein; this encodes MKINDARSLPPIAQEDIRVKAVKAVNEGQKQVEVARIFGVTRQAVGNWVKAYRENGKKALKAKRQGRPKGGTLLPWQAAQIARSITDRTPEQLKLPFYLWTREAVAQLIEKRFGIRLSVWTVGRYLARWGFTPQKPVRRAFEKNAEQVRVWL
- a CDS encoding NAD(P)-dependent oxidoreductase translates to MFNMKHSKPRPGPGHVALLTGATGYVGSNLAGRLVADEWSVHAVARENSDLTHLSSIEHAVTVHRHDGSTEGMVRIFRDAEPEVVFHLAALATSGQHGQADAVPLLTSNVVFPTQVLEGVAAAGTKWIVNTGTFSQHYGDSDYDPTNLYASTKQAFESILFYC